A single region of the Erythrobacter sp. genome encodes:
- a CDS encoding M20 family metallopeptidase, with product MLSPDLLDSARALAPDITVLRRAIHAEPELGLDCPMTMAKVREALADLPLEWRSGPSTTGAVATLVGAKAGAKADGGTRRVLLRGDMDALPMEEKTGLDFASTIPGRMHACGHDTHTAMLAGAARMLCERRAEIAGTVDFMFQPGEEGHHGARFMLEDGLIDPLPDAAFALHVMPNAQHGVLAGKPAPLMAAADQFTITVTGRGGHASMPHDCADPVPAAAAIVAALQAMVTRRFDAASAVVVTVTQIHTGTAHNVIPDEAMLAGTIRTLSPEHRAKVRELVAATAADTARAHGVEATCEIVPGFPVTLCDPRAVALGAKVARELGGDTGWRDLAAPIMGAEDFAYVLEKVPGAMFFLGVAPEGDDWSACCAIHSPRMHVDESALPRGAAMLAGCALEFLDNGFA from the coding sequence CGCGATCCATGCCGAGCCCGAACTCGGCCTCGACTGCCCGATGACCATGGCCAAGGTGCGCGAAGCGCTCGCCGACCTGCCGCTCGAATGGCGCAGCGGCCCTTCGACCACGGGCGCGGTCGCGACGCTGGTGGGTGCCAAGGCGGGCGCCAAGGCGGACGGGGGCACGCGCCGCGTGCTGCTGCGCGGGGACATGGACGCGCTGCCGATGGAGGAGAAGACCGGGCTCGACTTCGCCTCGACGATACCGGGCCGGATGCACGCCTGCGGCCACGACACCCACACCGCGATGCTGGCGGGCGCGGCGCGGATGCTGTGCGAGCGCCGGGCCGAGATCGCGGGCACGGTCGATTTCATGTTCCAGCCGGGCGAGGAGGGACACCACGGCGCGCGCTTCATGCTGGAAGACGGCCTGATCGACCCGCTCCCCGACGCCGCCTTCGCGCTCCACGTCATGCCCAATGCCCAGCACGGGGTGCTGGCGGGCAAGCCGGCGCCGCTGATGGCGGCGGCCGACCAGTTCACCATCACCGTGACGGGCAGGGGCGGCCATGCCTCGATGCCGCATGACTGCGCCGACCCGGTCCCGGCAGCGGCGGCGATCGTCGCCGCGCTGCAGGCGATGGTGACGCGGCGCTTCGACGCGGCGAGCGCGGTGGTCGTCACCGTGACTCAGATCCACACCGGCACGGCGCACAACGTGATCCCCGACGAGGCCATGCTGGCGGGCACGATCCGCACGCTTTCGCCCGAGCACCGCGCGAAGGTCCGCGAACTGGTCGCCGCGACCGCCGCCGACACCGCCCGCGCGCACGGGGTGGAGGCGACCTGCGAGATCGTCCCCGGCTTCCCCGTCACCCTGTGCGATCCGCGCGCGGTCGCGCTCGGCGCGAAAGTCGCGCGCGAACTCGGCGGCGATACGGGCTGGCGCGACCTTGCAGCCCCGATCATGGGCGCGGAGGATTTCGCCTATGTGCTCGAAAAGGTGCCCGGCGCGATGTTCTTCCTCGGCGTCGCGCCCGAAGGCGACGACTGGAGCGCGTGCTGCGCGATCCATTCGCCGCGGATGCACGTCGATGAAAGCGCCCTGCCCCGAGGCGCGGCGATGCTGGCGGGCTGCGCGCTCGAATTTCTCGACAACGGATTCGCCTGA
- a CDS encoding LacI family DNA-binding transcriptional regulator codes for MGRGNITIEDVAREAGVSRQTVSRVINRSPSVSASARSRVEQAIEALGYVPNAAARRMGGARSYLVLAAIERGPAGAALPLDRMLLDGLLCCSAQGYHLMFEQVSGERDLAAALTSLTPDGVVLLPPLDERPGLHEMLAKRSIAVACLGERREYGRVLPGLDEAGFGEAATARLLEKGHRQVGFIGGDGDLARARRRIEGYRRALAEAGSRAHRHFVSDEPRDLAGAMDLARSWLAPTIRPTAIIAGTEAVALGVLQVARELGLVVPRDLSLLALEDTPGLARSHPPISSLHQPLGALFAGACSRLIEVGSAPGPDTAAGAVAGPLTPAASIEPHVFADRATIARAPRAV; via the coding sequence ATGGGCCGGGGCAACATCACGATAGAGGACGTCGCGCGCGAGGCCGGGGTTTCGCGCCAGACCGTGTCGCGCGTGATCAATCGCAGCCCCAGCGTCAGCGCCTCGGCGCGCAGCCGGGTCGAACAGGCGATCGAGGCGCTCGGCTATGTCCCCAATGCCGCCGCGCGCCGGATGGGCGGGGCGCGCAGCTATCTCGTCCTCGCCGCGATCGAGCGCGGCCCTGCAGGCGCCGCCCTGCCGCTCGACCGAATGCTGCTCGACGGGCTCCTATGCTGCAGCGCGCAGGGCTATCACCTGATGTTCGAACAGGTTTCCGGCGAGCGCGATCTCGCCGCCGCCCTGACTTCGCTGACCCCCGACGGGGTAGTCCTGCTCCCCCCGCTCGACGAACGGCCCGGCCTCCACGAAATGCTGGCGAAACGCTCCATCGCGGTCGCCTGCCTCGGCGAAAGGCGCGAATACGGGCGCGTGCTGCCGGGCCTCGACGAAGCCGGTTTCGGCGAGGCCGCGACCGCGCGCCTGCTCGAAAAGGGTCACCGGCAGGTCGGATTCATCGGCGGGGACGGCGACCTTGCCCGTGCGCGCCGCCGGATCGAGGGCTATCGCCGTGCGCTCGCCGAGGCGGGCAGCCGGGCGCACCGCCATTTCGTCTCGGACGAGCCGCGCGACCTTGCCGGGGCGATGGACCTCGCGCGCAGCTGGCTCGCCCCGACGATCCGCCCGACCGCGATCATCGCCGGGACCGAAGCGGTCGCGCTCGGCGTGCTGCAGGTCGCGCGCGAACTGGGGCTCGTCGTGCCGCGCGACCTGTCGCTGCTCGCGCTCGAGGACACGCCGGGCCTCGCCCGCAGCCATCCCCCGATATCGAGCCTGCACCAGCCGCTGGGCGCGCTGTTCGCGGGGGCGTGCAGCCGTCTTATCGAGGTCGGCAGCGCGCCCGGACCCGACACCGCTGCGGGCGCGGTGGCAGGACCGCTTACCCCGGCGGCCTCGATCGAGCCGCACGTCTTCGCCGACCGCGCGACGATCGCGCGCGCGCCGCGGGCGGTCTGA